Within Dysgonomonas sp. HDW5A, the genomic segment GCTTATACCAAAGCTGTTATGTATCGTACAGTTAGTACCGAATTTACTCCTGACGAAATTAAGCAATATGACATGCTTGTGTTCTTTAGTCCGCTAGGAGTATTGTCTTTATTTAAAAACTATCCGGAGTTTGTACAAGGTGATATTGCTATCGGTAGTTTTGGTGCCACTACAGCGAAAGGTGTACGCGATGCGAATTTAAGACTTGATTGTGAAGCTCCCTTACCCGGTGTTACTTCTATGACAGCTGCTTTAGAGGCATTTATAAAAGAGAACCATAAGAAAAAATAAAAATTTCAGTCTTTTTTATTGCTAGGATCGGTATAGCATTCAAACAATAGTTGTGATGCTACGACTTTGCGAAAAATAGATTAATATAAAGAGAAGAGCTTGATTTTTTAGTATAAAAGATCAAGCTTTTTTAATAATAGCGATTTATTAATAGAGAATGAGTGATGAATTTATAGATAAAGAATTGGGGCGAATCTCGATAGTTCGAAATGTTCGTGCAAAAAGTGTCATTGCCCGTCGTAAATCGGATTTTATCCAGCTTACCGTACCTGCCAGATTTTCAATGAAGCAAATATTGGAAGTCTTTGATAAGATGAAGCCACGTCTTGAATCTTTACCTCAGAAACCCGTTATAACCTTTTTCCCGCAATCTACTTTTAAAACTTTCAGCTTTTCTTTAAATCTTGAACTTCGAAAAGTACAAAACTATTACATGAGTCTTAAGGATGGAATATTACATATAGCATGTCCCGAAGGTATTGATTTTAATGATAGCCAAGTACAGGATACAATCAAGAATTATGTGGAAAAGGCTATGAGATACGAAGCCAATCGGTTGTTTCCTAATAAATTAGCAGCTTTGGCAAAGCAATATAACTTTACATATACTGACCTTAAAATAAACAAGAGCAGGTCACGATGGGGGAGTTGTTCTTCCAAAAAATCAATTAATCTCTCTTATTTCTGTAATCTCTTACCCGAATATCTTATTGATTTTGTTATACTTCACGAGCTTTGTCACACCATCGAAATGAATCATGGTGAGAGGTTCTGGAAACTATTGGATAGTGTAACAGATGGAAAAGCCAGACAACTAACTCTTGAGTTGAATAAATCGCATGTACATTGGTAAAACTGTAAACCTTTTAGGGAAACAGTGTTAGTGATCATGAAAAAGACTTATAAATTAATATTTTTACATCCTACTTTTATCCGTTCAAAGAATCTTTTCCAAAACAAAAAGGTAACAGATCGCGTATAGAATCTACCTCATATATATGATTTTCTCCATACATGATTATTTGAATAGGCGTGTTGTATCTGTTTTCTACTTCAACAAGTACTTGTCTGCACGAACCACATGGAGCACAAATGTCTTTCGTGAAGTTTCCTTTTGTTTTAGCAGCTATGGCTATTGCTTTAACCGCCAAATCAGGATAATGGGCATTAGCATAGAATAACGCAGTTCGTTCGGCGCATAATCCCGAAGGATATGCAGCATTTTCTTGATTGCTACCAGTGACTATAGTGCCATCCTCAAGAAGCACTGCAGCTCCAACATGGAAGCCTGAATAGGGTGCATATGCTGAATTTGAAGAATTTTTAGCTTTTTCTATTAAATCTTTCTTCTCATTTGAGCATTCTATTAAACTATAAACTCTTACTTTTGTAAGTAATTCTAAACTTTCCATCAATTATTAATGTTTATTGAGTAACAGTAAGTATTTAATGCAACATGGTTCAATGGTAGATGCCAGTTGTACTTTACTACTTACCAAAGTAATAAAAAGGTCAGAGACCTTATATAGTAATCAAAGATATAAAAAATAGAGATGTCATACATATTTGAAAGAAAAGGTATTTTAAAATTACTGGTTTTAGGAATATTACTAGTATTATTTCCGTACACCACGATGGCTGCGGATAAAAAGAGGAATACACTATATGATGATTATATTGAGAAATATAAAGACTTAGCGATAAGTCATATGAAAAAATACAGAGTTCCGGCTAGTATTACTCTAGCTCAGGGATTATTGGAATCGGGTGCGGGCAGAAGCTCATTAACTGTGAGATCGAATAACCATTTTGGAATAAAGTGTCACAACGGATGGAAAGGAGAGTCTGTTATTGCTGCCGATGATACTCCAAACGATTGTTTTAGAAAGTATAAGAAGGCAGAAGATTCTTTTGATGATCATTCTCGTTTTTTGAGTGAGAAAAATCGATATAGCCAATTATTCTCTTTGGATATTACTGATTACAAAGGGTGGGCTAGAGGTTTGCAGCAAGCCGGTTATGCTACCGATAGGGCTTATGCAAATAAGTTGATAAAGCTTATTGAAGATTATGAGTTATATAAGTATGATCAAAAAGGGGGAGGAAAACGCCATGTGGAGAGAGAAGATATTCAAATAGTTTCACCCGTATCAACAGGTGTAAGACATACTCCTTACAAAACTAATGGATTGGTATATGTTATAGCTCAAAGTGGTGATACATATGCATCCATAGCAAGTGAATTTGGATTCAAACTCAAAGATCTGTGCGAATATAATGAGGTGCCGGCAGATTTTCCATTACAAGAGGGGGATCTGATTTACTTCCAGAAAAAGAAGAAGAAGGCCGATAAACCCTACTATGAGCATGTTGTGCAAGTGGGTGAGTCTATGTATAGTATCTCTCAATTATACGGAATGAAGGTCGAAAATCTATATAAAAAGAATAAAAAAGATTTTGAATATGTACCTGTTGAAGGTGATATTTTGAGATTGAGATAATATCCAATTGCTAGATTAAATAAAAATAACCGTTCAATAAATTATTGGGCGGTTATTTTTATTTTAAACAGAATGAGTCGTATCTGCTTATTCAAACTTATTAACAGATTCGAATATTCATTGCTATAAAATGTTGGAAATTCTCTTGATAGGACATATTTCATTATATTTGCAGCCACTAACTAGAGGTGTGATTATTAAATTAAAAACTATATAAAAAGGAATGTCAGTAATTTTTATTACCTATAACAGACGTTTACTGGATCAGGTAGAATTAGATGCTTCATTTATTTGTCCGAAATGTGGTTCCGATAAATGGCTGCTGGATACTGTAGAAACAAAAACTTCTGTTTTATTAGGAAGTATGACGCTCGTGAAAGCTGTTGTTGTATGCAAAGGGTGTTCAAAAAAGATAGCAAAAAAATATCACAATACAGATATCCTTCAATTAGCAGCCAGTAAGGAAAAAGAATTTAAACCTTCTTTTTTGAAGAGATTTGGACTTATTATTCTATTGCTTACTCTTTTTATAGGAATAGTATCTTATGCGACTATTGATGCGGTTTTAGATCATAATAAAGTCGTAAAAGATGCTAAAGAGAATTTTTCTAAAGCGTATGGTGAGGAGGCCAAAAAAGCATGGTTAGAGAATATTCAACAGGGAGATTTTATCCTTTGTAATAATAATTACTATGATCCGGCGATAGTTTTTCAAATAAAAGAATTAATGCCCGATACTCTTATTTTGACTGAGTTTGAACAAACCGTATCTAGGGATGATTTTGAAGACCTAAACAAGTTGAATCAATTAGAATTAGGAACGGGTAATTCTCGTGAGATAA encodes:
- a CDS encoding M48 family metallopeptidase; this encodes MSDEFIDKELGRISIVRNVRAKSVIARRKSDFIQLTVPARFSMKQILEVFDKMKPRLESLPQKPVITFFPQSTFKTFSFSLNLELRKVQNYYMSLKDGILHIACPEGIDFNDSQVQDTIKNYVEKAMRYEANRLFPNKLAALAKQYNFTYTDLKINKSRSRWGSCSSKKSINLSYFCNLLPEYLIDFVILHELCHTIEMNHGERFWKLLDSVTDGKARQLTLELNKSHVHW
- a CDS encoding glucosaminidase domain-containing protein, which produces MSYIFERKGILKLLVLGILLVLFPYTTMAADKKRNTLYDDYIEKYKDLAISHMKKYRVPASITLAQGLLESGAGRSSLTVRSNNHFGIKCHNGWKGESVIAADDTPNDCFRKYKKAEDSFDDHSRFLSEKNRYSQLFSLDITDYKGWARGLQQAGYATDRAYANKLIKLIEDYELYKYDQKGGGKRHVEREDIQIVSPVSTGVRHTPYKTNGLVYVIAQSGDTYASIASEFGFKLKDLCEYNEVPADFPLQEGDLIYFQKKKKKADKPYYEHVVQVGESMYSISQLYGMKVENLYKKNKKDFEYVPVEGDILRLR
- the cdd gene encoding cytidine deaminase; the protein is MESLELLTKVRVYSLIECSNEKKDLIEKAKNSSNSAYAPYSGFHVGAAVLLEDGTIVTGSNQENAAYPSGLCAERTALFYANAHYPDLAVKAIAIAAKTKGNFTKDICAPCGSCRQVLVEVENRYNTPIQIIMYGENHIYEVDSIRDLLPFCFGKDSLNG